GGCCACAATAGGTACCATGTCCTCCTCACTGTTCAGCCTCAGCTGTGAGGACTTTGTCCCCACTGGCACCTTGATGTCATTTTCTATGCTGCCGTTGTGCACAggctctgtgttttcctttggtTGGGCTTCATTTGGCAAGATCCTCACTGGTACTGATTTCTGTGTTAAAACCAATTCAGTAAAGGATGGGCTGTGTGGCTTTTAAGATTGGAGCTGACTTACTGGATGATGCTGACTGTGCGTCATAAGAGCCCTGTGGCATTGTACTTTTTGAAAACTGAACACTAAATCTCACCGTATCTGGAGAATCTGTCCTTCTGGTTCTCCGCATGATCTCCTCAAGTcgctggaaaagaaaacagctttcaTGAAGACATTCATAAGTAAACGATataataagacaaaaataaaacaaaatgtttgacatttactAATTTAATGAAAACAGCTAATAACATTTCAGACTTGTCACCTTTTTCCTTGCTTGACGTtctgcttcctctttctgtgCGAGTATTTCTCGCTCTTTTTTCATCTGCTCTGCTTTTGCCCTCTCTCTGGCttgttcctcctctctctatatgagacagggacagaaaaaaactgtataaattataaatgataTTAATATTACAAACAATAAGAACTCACAAGGATAACCATGACTTCACTCCTGGACTGAGGAATCTTTCCACTCCCCACCTGTTTCTGCAGAAGGGCAGCTTCCTGCATGGCCTGAgctctctcttcctcagctcgcctctgctcctcttcctcccttcttctcttctcctctatAAGACGTTGAGCCTCAGCCTGTTGTCGCGCTCGCTCTTCTGCCCTCCTGTGCTCCAGTTCTTCGCGACTTTGCCTGGACATTTCGTGAAAGTATATTGTGAGAGTGGTAATGGCCTGCTACTGCAGTTTTTTCTGTCCAAGATGTGGACGTGCTCTGACATATacctctctgcctcttctctctgcaggcgctcctgctcctctctctcccgTTGTAGTCGcgcctctctcctcttttcagcCAGGAGACGGGAGGCCTCCTCTGGATCTGTAGTCCCAGCTGAAGGCTTGTATGCTACTTCAGGAGGGTTTGGGGCTGGATGGTGAGACATGTGGGAAGGACCTGCATAGGGATAAAATAAGcttaaatatattgtatattcatAAAACTATGTAAATATTTCACTCTAGCTTACTTCCATCTCCTGCTGTTCTAGTTATAACTCCTGTGTCGGGCAGGTTCAAACAAGGAGTCTCCGGTGGATTTTcatatctcattttattttgctgtccTTCAGCTGATGTTCTGACAGGTCTTGAGTTACCAGGAGCAAGGGCAGAGCTACAAACAGCAACATCTTCCTCAGGGACCGATGGGAGCTCGATCTGCAGCGGAGTGGAATGTCTGCTGATTGATTTCCGGGGGGTCCTTTGAGATGGAGCAGAAGAGTACAGATGTCTCACTTTGTGTACATTACTGTTAGTGCGTCGAGGAGCTAGTAGTCACACAACCTACCGTTCTGGTGAGGGGGAGGCTGTTCTGCTTTGTGTAACTGTGGCTGGTTTTATATTGGTGTTGACAACAGCTAAACCACTGTTTGAGTTCTTCTTTTTGATctaaaccaaaaaagaaaaacagaccgTTTTAGTGATTTTGTCAGTCTAAAAATCTGGAAAGACTGAACAAAGAGACTGTTGATTGAtcccaaaaataataattactgataaaaacacaagttagCAGCACAGCATGTATGTAAAACCAAATGAACAGCTAGATTTACCTGTGTCACATGGATGCTTCTGTTGTTGGGAC
The Anabas testudineus chromosome 22, fAnaTes1.2, whole genome shotgun sequence DNA segment above includes these coding regions:
- the map7a gene encoding ensconsin isoform X1: MPGSIRSMAVQKKQSVIPPSQGPLSTRTIESQRRGNGFETAGENGKQNSQAKRAARTLNKSALICNTATSRAAAVANGLNVDERLKAARERREQHQKVLASRESTRLEREQRARRYYEQQLQERKKKLLEQRLKEERRRAAVEEKRKQRLKEERERYESAVRRTLEKSQRAQQNLSQNSRGRTPTKNVPRRLPLTTWEKNLISRLLTPTCSYLARSKSAGCQSGEEVVHVCRRAASFHSMNPNTTITPHKPQHHTGSVYHRPSASPSPNNRSIHVTQIKKKNSNSGLAVVNTNIKPATVTQSRTASPSPERTPRKSISRHSTPLQIELPSVPEEDVAVCSSALAPGNSRPVRTSAEGQQNKMRYENPPETPCLNLPDTGVITRTAGDGSPSHMSHHPAPNPPEVAYKPSAGTTDPEEASRLLAEKRREARLQREREEQERLQREEAERQSREELEHRRAEERARQQAEAQRLIEEKRRREEEEQRRAEEERAQAMQEAALLQKQREEEQARERAKAEQMKKEREILAQKEEAERQARKKRLEEIMRRTRRTDSPDTKSVPVRILPNEAQPKENTEPVHNGSIENDIKVPVGTKSSQLRLNSEEDMVPIVAFKERRSLRTLTGLEEIQTHQRAEVI
- the map7a gene encoding ensconsin isoform X2 yields the protein MPGSIRSMAVQKKQSVIPPSQGPLSTRTIESQRRGNGFETAGENGKQNSQAKRAARTLNKSALICNTATSRAAAVANGLNVDERLKAARERREQHQKVLASRESTRLEREQRARRYYEQQLQERKKKLLEQRLKEERRRAAVEEKRKQRLKEERERYESAVRRTLEKSQRAQQNLSQNSRGRTPTKNVPRRLPLTTWEKNLISRLLTPTCSYLARSKSAGCQSGEEASFHSMNPNTTITPHKPQHHTGSVYHRPSASPSPNNRSIHVTQIKKKNSNSGLAVVNTNIKPATVTQSRTASPSPERTPRKSISRHSTPLQIELPSVPEEDVAVCSSALAPGNSRPVRTSAEGQQNKMRYENPPETPCLNLPDTGVITRTAGDGSPSHMSHHPAPNPPEVAYKPSAGTTDPEEASRLLAEKRREARLQREREEQERLQREEAERQSREELEHRRAEERARQQAEAQRLIEEKRRREEEEQRRAEEERAQAMQEAALLQKQREEEQARERAKAEQMKKEREILAQKEEAERQARKKRLEEIMRRTRRTDSPDTKSVPVRILPNEAQPKENTEPVHNGSIENDIKVPVGTKSSQLRLNSEEDMVPIVAFKERRSLRTLTGLEEIQTHQRAEVI